Proteins found in one Paenibacillus borealis genomic segment:
- a CDS encoding winged helix-turn-helix transcriptional regulator, which translates to MTYEPNEGNANAIPGNTKYHNPTEATLERIGGKWKTAILCLLAEQGSMRNGEMLRTLSPVTQKMLTQQLKELEADGLILRTVFSEVPPKVVYELTDSGRSLGMVLDPLCEWGKKFVNALNQDNSTGKE; encoded by the coding sequence ATGACATATGAGCCTAACGAGGGGAATGCTAACGCTATACCCGGCAATACAAAGTACCACAATCCGACCGAAGCCACACTGGAGCGGATCGGCGGCAAGTGGAAGACAGCCATTCTCTGCCTGCTGGCCGAGCAAGGAAGCATGCGCAATGGAGAGATGCTTCGCACGCTGTCACCCGTTACCCAAAAAATGCTTACCCAGCAGTTAAAGGAGCTTGAAGCAGACGGCCTGATTCTGCGGACTGTATTCTCGGAAGTGCCTCCTAAAGTGGTCTATGAGTTGACCGACAGCGGAAGGTCCTTAGGGATGGTTCTTGATCCGCTCTGTGAATGGGGCAAGAAATTTGTTAATGCCTTAAATCAGGATAACAGTACCGGGAAAGAATAA
- a CDS encoding Gfo/Idh/MocA family protein, with protein sequence MAMEKKTAWGAGIVGAGGWGGLAHIPALAALENYEVKAVTGTRAESASAAAELHGICSSYTSTSEMAKQDGIDVVVVTVKVPEHDRLIREALDAGKHVYSEWPLARTTAEAEALLELAEERGVKHVAGLQARANPTVRYIRDLVAEGAVGRILAVNTLVTLPVFPTSNGTVDQAHVYLLDEANGADQLTIGAAHVLDAIEYMVAPFVEVSGKLDTQYTEVHVLETGETVAANAADHVLVNGKLAQDTLVSAQFVNGGAPGFTLRIIGTGGELVISPRDQLMFQMDRLTLQLARPSGEAEILETPDVYASQVHQLSPGPGYNVAHLYARLSQRLEGEEVELPDFTQAVRVHRLMDAIRKASASGVRQEVR encoded by the coding sequence ATGGCTATGGAGAAAAAAACAGCATGGGGAGCAGGAATCGTCGGAGCGGGCGGCTGGGGTGGACTGGCTCATATTCCTGCACTCGCAGCGCTTGAGAATTATGAGGTGAAGGCAGTGACCGGCACGCGGGCAGAAAGCGCAAGTGCGGCAGCTGAGCTCCACGGCATTTGCTCTTCCTATACTAGTACATCGGAGATGGCCAAGCAGGACGGAATTGACGTAGTAGTGGTAACTGTAAAAGTGCCCGAACATGACCGGCTGATCCGGGAAGCCTTGGATGCCGGTAAGCATGTATACAGTGAGTGGCCGCTGGCCCGGACTACTGCGGAGGCGGAAGCGCTGCTGGAACTTGCGGAAGAACGGGGAGTGAAGCATGTGGCAGGGCTACAGGCCCGGGCCAATCCAACTGTCCGCTACATCAGAGACTTGGTCGCTGAAGGTGCTGTTGGCAGAATATTGGCTGTGAATACATTAGTTACCCTGCCTGTATTTCCAACCTCGAACGGAACAGTGGACCAGGCACATGTCTATCTGCTGGATGAAGCTAACGGGGCAGACCAACTGACGATCGGGGCAGCGCATGTGCTGGATGCCATAGAATATATGGTCGCGCCGTTTGTTGAGGTATCCGGTAAGCTGGACACGCAGTATACTGAAGTTCACGTACTGGAGACTGGTGAAACAGTGGCCGCAAATGCAGCGGATCACGTGCTCGTTAACGGCAAGCTGGCCCAGGATACACTCGTTTCGGCTCAATTCGTCAATGGCGGTGCCCCCGGATTTACGCTGCGGATCATCGGAACCGGGGGGGAACTGGTCATCAGCCCGCGGGATCAGCTGATGTTTCAGATGGACCGGCTGACGCTTCAGCTCGCCCGTCCTTCCGGTGAGGCAGAGATACTGGAAACGCCGGATGTGTATGCTTCACAGGTACATCAGCTGTCTCCCGGTCCGGGATACAATGTGGCTCATCTCTACGCCAGGCTCTCGCAGCGGCTTGAAGGAGAAGAGGTGGAATTGCCCGATTTCACCCAGGCGGTCCGGGTACATCGGCTGATGGATGCGATCCGTAAGGCAAGCGCTTCGGGTGTACGTCAAGAAGTGAGATAA